TTTCGATGTGCGTCTAGGCACAACACTGGCCGGTACCAAGGTCTGATGAAGGTAGGGGGAGCGCCGCGCAGCGTCAATCCGGCCGCTGTTGCCGGACCCCCTGGAGCGGGGGTGTGGCTGACAGGGGCACGTCAACAAAACACGGATCTGCCGATCGGCGCCTGGCGTCGCGGTCGCGCCGGGTCGTGAGCCCGATGTCGCGGCTTTGACCTCGCAGCGCACGCTGGCCGGCGAGGAGCCGCGTTCGACCAGACTGTGGGTAATCCTCTATTGGTGCGTTTGATTGCACCAATATGGTTCACCCAATGCGGTGAACCGCTTCCGGTGGCTCAGGCGGTGACCCACCCGGCCCCGGGTCTTCAGGCGGGAAACACGCCCGTGGAGAGGTAGCGATCGCCGCGGTCGCAGACGACGAACACGATGGTGGCGTTCTCGACCGTGCGGGCGATCTGCAGCGCGACCCAGCAGGCGCCGGCGGCCGAGATGCCGGCGAACAGGCCTTCTTCGCGCGCCATGCGGCGCGCCATGTCTTCGGCGTCGGCCTGGCTGACCAGCACCAGATCGTCGACGCCGCTGGGGTCGTAGATCTTGGGCAGATAGGCCTCGGGCCACTTGCGGATGCCGGGAATGCGCGAGCCTTCGGCCGGTTGTGCGCCGACGATGCGGATCGCCCGGTTCTTTTCCTTCAGGAAGCGCGACACGCCGGTGATGGTGCCGGTGGTGCCCATCGCGCTGACGAAGTGGGTGATCCGGCCGGCGGTGTCGTCCCAGATCTCGGGACCGGTGGTCTCGTAGTGGATGCGCGGGTTGTCGGCGTTGGCGAACTGGTCGAGCACCACGCCCTTGCCCTCGCGCTGCATCTGCTCGGACAGGTCGCGCGCGTATTCCATGCCGCCGGCCTTGGGCGTGAGGATCAGTTCGGCGCCGAAGGCCTTCATGGTCTGGGCGCGTTCGATCGACAGGTCCTCCGGCATGATCAGCACCATCCGGTAGCCCTTGATGGCCGCGGCCATCGCCAGCGCGATGCCGGTGTTGCCCGAGGTGGCCTCGATCAGCGTGTCGCCGGGCTTGATGTCGCCGCGCTCCTCGGCGCGCCGGATCATGCTGATGGCGGGCCGGTCCTTCACGGAACCGGCCGGGTTGTTGCCCTCGAGCTTGCCCAGGATGACGTTGCCGCGTGCGGCCATGTCGGCGCCGGGCAGGCGTTGCAGTCGCACCAGTGGCGTGTGGCCAATGACGTCTTCGATGGTCTGATACTCGCTCATGACACCTCCTGCAGGAATTGTCGCAGCAAGCCTGGGCACGCGCGCCGCGCCGCAGGGCGCTCGGCAATGGCTTCCTCACGGTGCATGCCATAATCGCCGCCGCTGCCAGACAGCGCCCATCCTGCCGGAGTGGCGAAATCGGTAGACGCAGGGGACTCAAAATCCCCCGCCGCAAGGCGTGCCGGTTCGAGTCCGGCCTCCGGCACCAAAGTCCAGGCACCGCCTTCTGCATCCACCGCGGGTGCCGCGCGTTGCTCACGACGATCTTCTGCTCCCCCACATGCCCCAGCTTCCTCCCGTCACCAAGGCGCTGATGCTGATCTGCACAGCGATGTTCTGTGTCCAGCTGCTGTTCGGGTCGTGGCTGGAGGGCCTGTTCGCGTTGTGGCCGCTCGGCAGCGGGCTGTTCATGCCCTGGCAGCCGCTGACCCATGCCTTCCTGCATGGCGACCCGCTGCACCTGTTCTTCAACATGTTCGGCCTGTGGATGTTCGGCTCCGAGATCGAGATGATCTGGGGCCGCAAGCGCTACTGGCATTTCCTGCTCGCCAGTGCCGTGGCCGGTGCGGTGGCGCAGATGCTGGTGTCGCTGCTCGGCATTCCGATGGGGCCGACCGTCGGTGCTTCGGGTGCGCTGTACGGCCTGCTGCTGGCCTTCGGGATGATGTTTCCCGAGCGCATCATCATGCCGCTGTTCCCGCCGATCCCGATGAAGGCGAAGATCTTCGTCGTGGTGTTCGGCGGCATCGCGCTGCTGTCGGGCATCTTCAGCCCGACCGGGGGTGTCGCCCACTTCGCCCACCTCGGCGGCATGCTCGGCGGCTGGCTGATGATCCGCTACTGGCGCGGTCAGGCGCCGTTCCCCTCGCGCCGCCGGCGCTGACCCGAATACCCCCTCGCCTGCAGGGGGTTGACGAGAAGTCCATGCTGGGCCTTCAGACCTTCGCAGGGATGTGCCATGAGGCTGTACTTCTCCTTCGGGCCGATGTTGCGGTTCTTGCGTGTGCTGCATCAGTGG
This portion of the Leptothrix cholodnii SP-6 genome encodes:
- the cysM gene encoding cysteine synthase CysM, producing MSEYQTIEDVIGHTPLVRLQRLPGADMAARGNVILGKLEGNNPAGSVKDRPAISMIRRAEERGDIKPGDTLIEATSGNTGIALAMAAAIKGYRMVLIMPEDLSIERAQTMKAFGAELILTPKAGGMEYARDLSEQMQREGKGVVLDQFANADNPRIHYETTGPEIWDDTAGRITHFVSAMGTTGTITGVSRFLKEKNRAIRIVGAQPAEGSRIPGIRKWPEAYLPKIYDPSGVDDLVLVSQADAEDMARRMAREEGLFAGISAAGACWVALQIARTVENATIVFVVCDRGDRYLSTGVFPA
- a CDS encoding rhomboid family intramembrane serine protease — protein: MPQLPPVTKALMLICTAMFCVQLLFGSWLEGLFALWPLGSGLFMPWQPLTHAFLHGDPLHLFFNMFGLWMFGSEIEMIWGRKRYWHFLLASAVAGAVAQMLVSLLGIPMGPTVGASGALYGLLLAFGMMFPERIIMPLFPPIPMKAKIFVVVFGGIALLSGIFSPTGGVAHFAHLGGMLGGWLMIRYWRGQAPFPSRRRR